In Pseudothermotoga hypogea DSM 11164 = NBRC 106472, the following are encoded in one genomic region:
- the tig gene encoding trigger factor, whose product MERNVVNVDENVVTYEYLFNDEEKRAAESVALKKIARDVEVPGFRKGKVPEFILRARFPETLKAETLEELMSKVLEDLKQEDIILPVYPIDIDLEANGARLVVEVHRRPEVQLKPFEEFELKRIDKLSVLSKYVEDKLKELQEQHAIVQPKEGPAEYEDLVRVKMTISTNDKVLLDSKEIEYVLHKDDDRPIVTELIGKKAGEVVEFEKTFEDGKTYHYKIEILQLNSRTLPIVSDEFAKMVNSQYETLQQLREAIEKEASEMYDRDIKHFLRDQAIDVLIRTSELKISDKTLERLANRALEEIKSNRGEYERLLKEYDNDEEKAFEAIKRYYLQDLKVEYAIAEAVRQNNIEVSDEEIMAQAEKLALAWGISVERAKSLLKNRRDIYEEVRDELIKEKITDRILEKCKIFDVKPEEVNTNESGTDRAADTDGD is encoded by the coding sequence ATGGAAAGAAACGTTGTGAACGTCGACGAGAACGTTGTGACGTACGAATACCTGTTCAACGATGAAGAAAAACGTGCGGCAGAATCGGTGGCGCTTAAAAAGATCGCAAGAGATGTCGAAGTTCCCGGTTTCAGAAAGGGAAAGGTCCCGGAGTTTATCCTGCGCGCGAGGTTTCCAGAAACGCTGAAGGCCGAAACGCTCGAGGAACTGATGTCAAAGGTTTTGGAAGATTTGAAACAAGAGGATATCATTCTGCCCGTCTATCCCATAGACATCGATTTGGAAGCGAACGGTGCGAGGTTGGTCGTCGAGGTGCACAGAAGACCTGAGGTTCAACTCAAACCGTTCGAAGAATTCGAACTGAAGAGAATCGACAAACTTTCCGTGTTGAGCAAATACGTTGAGGATAAGTTGAAGGAGCTCCAGGAACAGCACGCGATCGTTCAGCCCAAGGAAGGTCCAGCAGAGTATGAAGACCTCGTCAGGGTGAAGATGACGATATCAACAAACGACAAGGTGCTCTTGGACAGCAAAGAAATCGAGTACGTGCTCCACAAAGACGACGACAGACCCATCGTCACCGAACTGATCGGTAAAAAAGCTGGCGAAGTCGTCGAGTTCGAAAAGACCTTCGAAGATGGCAAGACCTACCACTATAAAATAGAGATCTTGCAACTCAACAGCCGAACGCTCCCGATCGTCTCCGACGAATTTGCCAAAATGGTGAACTCGCAGTACGAAACACTCCAGCAACTCAGAGAAGCCATCGAGAAAGAGGCCAGCGAAATGTACGACAGGGACATCAAACATTTCTTGCGAGATCAAGCAATAGACGTGCTGATCAGAACGAGCGAATTAAAGATCTCAGACAAAACACTCGAGAGACTTGCAAACCGTGCACTCGAAGAGATCAAATCCAACCGTGGAGAGTACGAAAGATTGCTGAAAGAATACGACAACGACGAAGAAAAGGCCTTCGAAGCGATCAAGCGCTATTATTTGCAGGATCTCAAAGTGGAATATGCCATTGCGGAGGCGGTTCGTCAAAACAATATCGAAGTCAGCGATGAAGAGATCATGGCGCAGGCGGAGAAGCTCGCTCTCGCCTGGGGTATTTCGGTGGAACGTGCCAAATCGCTCCTGAAGAACAGAAGAGACATCTACGAAGAGGTTAGGGACGAATTGATCAAGGAAAAGATAACCGACAGGATCCTCGAAAAATGCAAGATCTTCGATGTGAAACCTGAGGAGGTGAACACAAATGAGTCTGGAACAGATAGGGCAGCTGATACCGACGGTGATTGA
- a CDS encoding FlgD immunoglobulin-like domain containing protein → MKRLLLLVLVLVYTVVLAEYVVVVRTEPFSWVYVDGIYRGIADMNGVLVLTFQTLGQYKISVTKSFYLPFEGIVFVTQAGQIVVQAPLKRAGQLRVFSNVYPVEVYAEDYYLGTIRSVKDTVLVPEGSQYLTFKASGYQPQTHLVNVAYAKETAVNLTLVEETLTVNLKIEPKTFSPNNDWYQDATSFYIYLSKPADLTVNIMDKSGKTVWTKSLKGKAGTNVLAWYGTGVEDGEYVVEVVANTTEESYTARETVAVDRSVYTYTKEKILTVSAIGLGAVLLMLLISSSR, encoded by the coding sequence ATGAAACGCCTTTTACTGTTGGTTCTGGTTCTTGTTTACACAGTTGTGCTTGCGGAATATGTCGTCGTGGTGAGGACTGAGCCCTTCTCCTGGGTTTACGTAGACGGAATCTACAGAGGCATTGCCGACATGAACGGTGTTCTGGTGCTCACGTTTCAAACGCTGGGCCAGTACAAAATTAGTGTGACCAAATCCTTCTACCTGCCTTTCGAAGGAATCGTGTTTGTAACGCAAGCGGGACAAATCGTGGTGCAAGCACCGTTGAAACGGGCGGGACAGTTGAGGGTCTTCTCGAATGTCTATCCCGTCGAGGTGTATGCCGAAGACTACTACCTTGGAACCATCAGGAGCGTGAAGGACACAGTTCTGGTGCCAGAGGGGAGCCAGTATTTGACATTTAAGGCGAGTGGCTATCAGCCACAGACGCATCTGGTGAACGTTGCTTACGCGAAAGAGACAGCTGTGAACTTGACCCTTGTCGAGGAAACACTCACAGTCAATCTCAAGATCGAGCCGAAAACGTTTTCCCCTAACAACGACTGGTATCAAGACGCAACGAGCTTCTACATATACCTGTCTAAGCCAGCGGATTTGACTGTGAACATCATGGACAAATCAGGAAAGACAGTCTGGACAAAATCGCTCAAAGGCAAAGCTGGTACCAACGTTCTGGCCTGGTATGGGACCGGTGTCGAAGATGGCGAATACGTGGTGGAAGTTGTCGCGAACACAACTGAAGAATCCTACACCGCCAGGGAAACTGTCGCCGTGGACAGGAGCGTTTACACCTACACGAAAGAGAAGATCCTGACGGTATCTGCTATCGGTTTAGGAGCGGTTCTCTTGATGCTCTTGATCTCATCTTCTCGATGA
- a CDS encoding radical SAM protein: protein MVERVIDWFKNNLSNCRLCPLSCGADRRRRVGHCGVGARPKLSSVVLHFGEEPPISGETGAGTIFFTGCNMRCIYCQNMNFSQKGLGTEVSTQELAEFFLDLQQSGAKTLNLVTPTPNITFTVEALLFAKERGFNLPVVYNTSSYENVETLRRLEGIVDIYLADLRYADDETGWKYSKVPNYFSVASKALVEMHRQVGPFDEKRMKGLIVRHLVLPNDVAKSQRVLDFIYFCLSPSVPVSIMSQYNPVFGARTDPVIGRRINKEEYERVIDYALKLGLNGWMQTDEKKRVTVKAVTSAYKIIEKMRSRASREPLLNR, encoded by the coding sequence ATGGTTGAACGTGTGATCGATTGGTTCAAAAACAATCTATCGAACTGCAGGCTCTGTCCTCTCAGCTGCGGTGCCGATCGGCGTCGGCGAGTTGGCCACTGTGGAGTTGGTGCCAGACCGAAGCTTTCCAGCGTGGTTCTGCACTTTGGGGAAGAACCTCCGATCAGTGGAGAAACTGGCGCTGGAACGATCTTTTTCACCGGTTGCAACATGCGCTGTATTTACTGTCAAAACATGAATTTCAGTCAGAAAGGTTTGGGCACCGAGGTGAGCACGCAAGAGCTCGCAGAGTTCTTCCTGGATTTACAGCAAAGTGGTGCGAAAACGTTGAACCTCGTCACCCCAACTCCGAACATCACGTTCACAGTGGAGGCTTTATTGTTCGCAAAGGAGCGCGGGTTCAACTTACCCGTGGTTTACAACACGAGTAGCTATGAAAATGTTGAGACACTGCGCAGACTCGAAGGGATCGTAGACATATACCTTGCGGACTTGAGATACGCTGACGACGAAACTGGATGGAAGTATTCGAAGGTCCCCAACTATTTCTCTGTGGCGAGCAAGGCTCTGGTGGAAATGCACCGGCAAGTCGGGCCATTCGATGAGAAAAGAATGAAGGGCCTAATCGTTCGTCATTTGGTGCTTCCCAACGATGTTGCAAAATCTCAACGTGTGCTTGATTTCATCTATTTTTGCCTGTCACCTTCCGTACCCGTGTCGATCATGTCACAGTACAACCCTGTCTTCGGTGCGCGAACAGACCCGGTCATAGGAAGAAGGATCAACAAAGAAGAGTACGAGCGCGTCATAGATTATGCGCTCAAACTGGGTTTGAACGGATGGATGCAGACCGACGAAAAAAAGCGAGTCACGGTCAAAGCGGTTACGTCCGCCTACAAGATCATCGAGAAGATGAGATCAAGAGCATCAAGAGAACCGCTCCTAAACCGATAG
- the murA gene encoding UDP-N-acetylglucosamine 1-carboxyvinyltransferase yields MGKLIVHGGARLNGSVKISGAKNAALPILAATILLDELVVIHNVPDLLDVRTMLEILQSVGCDVRFEKNTVYLRPSTNLKGEVPYEPVRKMRASFNVLGPLAVKCSEASVSLPGGCSIGVRPVDFHLEGLQKLGFSIEIEHGVVRAKREKKLKECYVYFPFPSVGATEHIMTTATLLGGTRTIIENAAMEPEIVDLANFLVSCGAKILGAGSRRIEIEGVDRLKACEHSIIPDRIEAGTYAIATAATRGKVLLEGVRSDHMMAAIEALNQSGARIKFDGENLLVQMNERPKPLKLQVSPYPGFPTDLQPQMIAYLSVADGTSVIVETVFKSRFQHVDELRRLGCKIELTDGTAIVYGVEKLQGTIVKATDLRAAAALVIAGLMAEGTTIVEDVDQIFRGYEDLTRKLTELSAVVEYENG; encoded by the coding sequence GTGGGCAAACTCATCGTTCACGGTGGTGCAAGGCTAAACGGCTCTGTGAAGATCTCCGGTGCGAAAAACGCCGCTCTTCCCATCCTTGCGGCCACGATTTTGCTCGATGAACTGGTCGTGATTCACAATGTTCCGGATTTGCTGGATGTGCGTACGATGCTGGAGATCCTTCAGTCGGTTGGTTGCGACGTGAGGTTCGAAAAAAACACGGTCTATTTGAGACCCTCGACAAATTTGAAGGGCGAGGTACCCTACGAACCCGTCAGAAAGATGCGAGCATCCTTCAACGTTCTTGGCCCGCTGGCAGTCAAGTGCAGCGAAGCTTCGGTCTCGCTCCCCGGAGGATGTTCCATCGGTGTCAGACCTGTGGATTTTCATCTTGAAGGTCTTCAAAAACTTGGCTTCTCCATCGAGATAGAGCATGGTGTCGTCAGGGCAAAGAGAGAGAAGAAACTTAAAGAATGCTACGTGTATTTTCCTTTCCCCAGCGTTGGGGCGACTGAACACATAATGACCACCGCGACCCTGCTTGGAGGAACGAGAACGATAATCGAAAATGCGGCTATGGAGCCCGAGATAGTCGACCTCGCAAATTTCCTTGTTAGTTGTGGAGCCAAGATACTTGGAGCTGGGAGTAGAAGGATCGAAATCGAAGGCGTGGATCGATTGAAAGCTTGTGAGCATTCGATCATTCCAGACCGTATAGAGGCCGGCACGTACGCAATAGCGACTGCAGCGACACGGGGCAAGGTACTCTTAGAGGGGGTCAGGTCCGATCACATGATGGCCGCCATCGAGGCGTTGAATCAGTCCGGTGCTCGAATCAAGTTTGACGGTGAGAACCTTTTGGTCCAGATGAACGAGCGACCCAAGCCACTCAAGCTTCAGGTATCTCCTTATCCAGGTTTTCCAACGGATCTACAACCTCAGATGATCGCTTACCTCAGTGTGGCCGATGGCACTTCCGTGATCGTTGAGACAGTCTTCAAATCGAGGTTCCAACACGTTGATGAACTCAGAAGACTCGGATGTAAGATCGAACTCACAGATGGAACAGCGATCGTCTATGGAGTGGAAAAGTTGCAGGGCACAATCGTGAAGGCCACAGATCTTAGGGCTGCAGCTGCGCTGGTGATTGCGGGCCTCATGGCCGAGGGAACAACGATTGTCGAAGATGTCGATCAGATCTTCAGAGGCTACGAGGATCTGACGAGAAAACTCACCGAACTTTCCGCAGTCGTGGAGTACGAGAATGGTTGA
- a CDS encoding diguanylate cyclase domain-containing protein gives MEEKEELLQKIRMLEDQLEYYRTREAQMEQLIREYNEFIRRQFDIYDQFVRDIGTSRIIDPYTRVYSAEHISKLVSYYHQRAFEENREYGLILVRLVEKDENFDANLLALAKLLKNVIRVPMDSVGRLNEDTFVLLLTEIGKENTRKVVERIKTFINQHLAIPVKISFRSYPDDGSNLEDMMKQLQAEVS, from the coding sequence GTGGAAGAGAAAGAAGAACTTCTCCAGAAAATCAGAATGTTGGAGGATCAACTCGAGTATTACCGAACTCGCGAGGCTCAGATGGAGCAACTGATCAGAGAGTACAATGAGTTCATTCGTAGACAGTTCGACATCTACGATCAGTTCGTTCGAGACATTGGAACCAGCAGAATCATCGATCCGTACACGAGGGTGTATTCTGCAGAGCACATAAGCAAGCTCGTCAGTTACTACCATCAACGTGCTTTCGAGGAAAATCGCGAATACGGTTTGATACTGGTACGCCTGGTCGAGAAGGATGAGAACTTCGATGCGAACCTGCTCGCGCTTGCGAAGTTGCTGAAAAATGTTATCAGAGTACCCATGGACAGCGTTGGAAGACTCAACGAGGACACCTTCGTTCTCCTGTTGACCGAGATCGGTAAAGAGAACACTCGCAAAGTGGTGGAGAGAATTAAAACCTTCATCAATCAGCATCTTGCGATTCCCGTCAAGATTTCTTTCAGATCCTATCCCGACGACGGTTCAAACCTCGAAGACATGATGAAGCAGTTGCAGGCGGAGGTCAGCTGA
- the rpmE gene encoding 50S ribosomal protein L31 translates to MKKDIHPQMKLVTVKCACGAEHRFYTTRDTIRIDVCSNCHPLYRGQGAAGLVIDAEGRIEKFKRRYEGVEY, encoded by the coding sequence ATGAAGAAGGACATTCACCCACAAATGAAGCTTGTGACAGTGAAGTGTGCGTGTGGTGCGGAGCACAGGTTCTACACGACGAGGGACACCATCAGGATAGATGTGTGCTCGAACTGCCATCCGCTTTACAGAGGTCAGGGCGCCGCAGGTTTGGTCATAGACGCTGAAGGACGCATCGAGAAGTTCAAACGCAGATACGAAGGTGTCGAATACTGA
- a CDS encoding S1 RNA-binding domain-containing protein, with protein MVKVGDVVKSKVTQITKFGAVVTLENGETGFIHISKIANQYVKNVEDFLKQGQEVTARIIGKTRDGKWELSLKEEKSQEEQKDAKKAEFEKKLARFLRDSEKKFAEYKKRAEKKGGRF; from the coding sequence GTGGTAAAGGTTGGCGACGTTGTGAAGAGCAAAGTCACACAAATAACAAAATTCGGAGCAGTCGTCACACTCGAGAACGGAGAGACAGGGTTCATTCACATTTCGAAGATCGCAAACCAGTACGTGAAGAACGTCGAAGATTTCTTGAAGCAAGGCCAGGAAGTCACAGCAAGGATCATCGGCAAGACGCGCGACGGCAAATGGGAACTGTCGCTGAAGGAAGAGAAGAGCCAGGAGGAACAGAAAGACGCCAAGAAAGCGGAGTTCGAGAAGAAGCTCGCAAGGTTTCTTAGGGACAGTGAGAAGAAGTTCGCCGAGTACAAGAAGAGGGCAGAGAAAAAGGGAGGAAGGTTCTGA
- a CDS encoding L,D-transpeptidase family protein, with translation MRRIVLLWLFLTSSLIFGAAHELFVRSFENNMMELSLRPIYTAGEQPKLYLFTQTGHRLAKVTKENSFTFDVSSTDWIIVEGFGKSSLGYPMRGVRPTFLKLSSYRQDPHVFFFTDPEKYLFYIGVRLPQDWKLLDCDFQNLKFRRFSFNGLLYLYTPDKPKDGIHTLKLTFELPYGLRKTTSLDVFVFHGLVNSLRGSTTPMRVEPVAPYTHVVKPGETLWSIANMYGLTIPDLELANGISDGNRIVSGTVLKLAKVYFDSSLTSIVINTATGRLALYYNGFLVKVFPVAVGRSDMTPPGTYWIMKKEIDPALYWFGEYIPPRSPINGLGTRFFQLSNPTYGIHGTTKPWEIGKRISHGCIRMFNQDIETIDAFIDVGTKVVVVRNTEEFPINWTF, from the coding sequence ATGCGAAGGATCGTATTGCTCTGGCTATTCTTGACGAGCTCGCTCATCTTTGGCGCGGCTCATGAACTGTTCGTCAGGTCTTTTGAGAATAACATGATGGAACTTTCCCTGCGGCCAATCTACACGGCCGGTGAACAACCGAAACTGTATTTGTTCACTCAGACGGGCCACAGGCTCGCAAAGGTCACCAAGGAAAATTCCTTCACCTTCGATGTCTCAAGCACCGACTGGATCATAGTGGAGGGTTTCGGCAAAAGCAGTCTCGGTTATCCCATGCGCGGTGTTCGACCAACGTTTTTGAAGCTCTCGAGTTACAGGCAGGATCCACACGTGTTCTTCTTCACAGATCCGGAAAAGTATCTGTTCTACATAGGCGTGAGATTGCCGCAGGATTGGAAACTTTTGGACTGCGATTTTCAAAACCTCAAATTCAGAAGATTCTCCTTCAACGGTCTTTTGTACCTCTACACACCCGACAAACCTAAGGATGGCATACACACCCTGAAACTGACCTTCGAACTACCGTACGGTTTGCGCAAGACAACCAGTTTGGATGTGTTCGTCTTCCACGGCTTGGTGAACTCATTGAGGGGTTCCACAACTCCGATGCGCGTTGAACCAGTGGCTCCCTACACCCACGTCGTCAAACCGGGCGAGACTCTCTGGTCGATCGCCAACATGTATGGTCTCACCATCCCAGACCTTGAACTGGCGAATGGTATTTCTGACGGCAATCGTATCGTGTCCGGTACCGTGCTCAAACTGGCGAAAGTCTACTTCGATTCTTCTTTGACGAGCATAGTGATCAACACAGCGACAGGCAGGTTGGCGCTTTACTACAATGGATTCCTCGTCAAGGTTTTCCCCGTGGCGGTTGGGCGCAGCGATATGACCCCACCCGGGACTTACTGGATCATGAAAAAGGAAATTGACCCCGCACTCTACTGGTTTGGTGAGTACATTCCACCACGTTCTCCCATAAATGGTCTGGGAACGAGATTCTTTCAGCTGTCGAATCCCACTTACGGCATACATGGGACAACAAAACCGTGGGAAATCGGAAAAAGGATCTCCCACGGTTGTATCCGCATGTTTAATCAAGATATAGAAACCATCGACGCCTTCATTGATGTCGGAACCAAGGTGGTGGTGGTCAGAAACACGGAAGAGTTCCCAATCAACTGGACTTTCTGA
- the coaBC gene encoding bifunctional phosphopantothenoylcysteine decarboxylase/phosphopantothenate--cysteine ligase CoaBC: MKVLVGVTGCIALYKVLGLVSSLRKDGHELRIIMTESAQKLVSKDLFSAVGNCPVYTDEDAFNIKDGWIPHTELSRWPDVFVVAPATANTIAKIAHGVADNLLTMVSLAFAKDKRLLVPAMNVRMFENPITQENIEKLRRMGWWVLDPAEGHLACGEMGRGRYPENEVVQEAIYILGSDKPLRDLRLLVTAGPTWESIDPVRVITNRSSGKMGFEIARMAARLGAEVTLIAGPTCLRPPFFIKEYVSIESAQQMFEETMKRFESVDGVIMAAAVADYTPALKSSSKLKKSEERLSIELIKTKDILEELGRKKSKQILVGFAVETEELETYAEQKLRKKNLDMIVANEVQAMGSDQNTVTIIKRDGSKKRVGPDAKDRIALAILDELAHLWRGS, encoded by the coding sequence ATGAAGGTCCTCGTCGGCGTGACGGGCTGCATCGCCCTGTACAAAGTCTTAGGGCTTGTGAGTAGTTTGCGCAAAGACGGGCACGAATTGAGGATCATCATGACAGAGAGTGCGCAGAAGCTGGTCTCGAAGGATCTGTTTTCTGCCGTTGGCAACTGTCCGGTGTACACGGATGAGGACGCATTCAACATAAAAGATGGCTGGATACCGCACACGGAATTGTCCAGATGGCCAGACGTGTTCGTGGTTGCACCTGCTACGGCCAACACGATCGCAAAGATCGCACACGGCGTCGCGGACAACTTGCTCACGATGGTATCTCTCGCTTTTGCGAAGGACAAGAGGCTTTTAGTCCCTGCCATGAATGTGCGCATGTTCGAAAATCCTATCACACAGGAAAACATCGAAAAACTCCGTCGGATGGGATGGTGGGTCTTGGATCCCGCAGAAGGACACCTCGCGTGTGGTGAAATGGGTCGTGGAAGGTATCCAGAGAACGAGGTTGTTCAGGAGGCCATATACATACTCGGTAGCGACAAGCCCCTCAGGGATCTTCGCTTGCTGGTGACTGCTGGGCCCACCTGGGAGAGCATCGATCCAGTTCGCGTGATAACGAATCGTTCCAGCGGAAAGATGGGTTTTGAGATCGCCAGGATGGCTGCACGGCTCGGAGCTGAGGTTACGTTGATCGCTGGTCCCACGTGCTTGAGACCGCCGTTCTTCATCAAAGAGTACGTCAGCATCGAGAGTGCTCAGCAGATGTTCGAGGAAACAATGAAGAGGTTCGAATCCGTCGATGGCGTCATCATGGCGGCGGCTGTAGCAGATTACACCCCCGCACTGAAGAGTAGTTCGAAGTTGAAGAAATCGGAGGAGAGACTCTCCATCGAGCTCATCAAGACGAAAGACATACTCGAAGAGCTCGGTCGAAAAAAGAGCAAGCAGATCCTGGTTGGTTTTGCTGTGGAGACCGAAGAGCTGGAGACCTACGCGGAACAAAAGTTGAGGAAGAAGAATCTTGACATGATTGTTGCGAACGAAGTGCAGGCAATGGGCAGCGATCAAAACACTGTGACGATCATAAAGAGAGACGGTTCGAAAAAGCGGGTTGGTCCAGATGCGAAGGATCGTATTGCTCTGGCTATTCTTGACGAGCTCGCTCATCTTTGGCGCGGCTCATGA
- a CDS encoding DNA-directed RNA polymerase subunit omega — protein sequence MSKQILHYDRLSQKIPYKYAIPIAVAKRAEALKEYAKPYVTPIENNPVSIAFQEIQAGYVRIKNEEILRILLPNVK from the coding sequence ATGAGCAAGCAGATACTGCATTATGACAGACTGTCACAGAAGATACCTTACAAGTACGCTATACCGATAGCCGTAGCCAAGAGGGCAGAGGCACTCAAAGAGTATGCAAAACCTTATGTCACACCGATTGAAAACAACCCTGTTTCGATCGCATTTCAGGAGATTCAGGCCGGTTACGTGAGAATAAAGAACGAAGAGATCCTGCGCATACTGCTTCCCAACGTGAAGTGA
- the gmk gene encoding guanylate kinase produces MAGVLYVISGPSGVGKTSIIEGVMKRVKNLVFSVSCTTRPKRPNEVEGRDYFFVDEETFMRMMKEDEFLEWAIVHGYYYGTPRRFVEEQLRSNVNVILDIDVQGATTVMKKVKDAVFIFVAPPSFDELKKRLLKRGTERQEDMIKRLEDAKKELEQIPKFQYLIVNVDLQESIDQLTSIIVAEQLKVNRVIERLGFHKIFSDGGDSK; encoded by the coding sequence GTGGCGGGAGTTCTCTATGTGATAAGTGGACCTTCCGGCGTTGGAAAAACTTCGATCATCGAGGGTGTGATGAAACGAGTCAAGAACCTGGTCTTTTCGGTCTCGTGCACGACGAGGCCCAAGAGACCTAACGAAGTTGAGGGTCGAGATTATTTCTTCGTGGACGAAGAGACTTTCATGCGCATGATGAAAGAAGACGAATTCTTAGAGTGGGCCATTGTTCACGGCTACTACTACGGTACACCACGCAGGTTTGTGGAAGAACAGCTCAGAAGCAACGTCAACGTCATACTGGACATAGACGTTCAAGGTGCAACGACGGTTATGAAAAAGGTCAAAGATGCCGTCTTCATCTTCGTGGCTCCACCTTCTTTCGATGAACTCAAGAAACGTTTGTTGAAACGTGGTACCGAACGCCAGGAGGATATGATCAAAAGACTCGAGGATGCCAAGAAGGAGCTGGAACAGATACCGAAGTTTCAGTATCTCATCGTCAATGTAGATCTTCAGGAATCGATCGATCAACTCACTTCTATAATCGTTGCCGAGCAGTTGAAGGTCAACAGGGTGATCGAACGGCTCGGATTTCACAAGATCTTTTCGGACGGAGGTGATTCCAAATGA
- the remA gene encoding extracellular matrix/biofilm regulator RemA gives MYGLINIGFGNVISGDRVIAIVNPESAPLKRLKEEAKDEGKLIDATYGRKTRAIIITDSNHIILSAIQPETIAQRFKQSMVEIEETLSKVR, from the coding sequence GTGTACGGTTTGATCAACATAGGTTTTGGAAACGTCATTTCTGGAGATCGAGTCATCGCAATAGTGAACCCCGAGTCTGCCCCTTTGAAGAGACTCAAAGAGGAAGCGAAGGACGAGGGAAAACTCATTGACGCGACCTATGGGCGAAAGACACGTGCCATCATCATTACAGACAGCAACCATATCATTCTCAGTGCGATTCAACCTGAAACCATAGCACAGAGGTTCAAGCAATCCATGGTGGAGATCGAGGAAACCCTGAGCAAAGTGAGGTAG
- a CDS encoding YicC/YloC family endoribonuclease yields MPKSMTGYAKVERISKEYRVSCEVKALNSRYLNIELNCPSFLSSREIELTKLIQRYVKRGKVFLKLFVEFLVPPADALRIDFGLAKAYYDGLEELVTKLGIPEPVNLDQLLRFRELVKFELSEEQEERIWKICEEVVEEALQKLDLEREREGQQLSKQLQAIVEGLNALTDKLRETANGVLPPLKEKLRNQIQQLLDNAQIDANLFENLVAMSLQKLDIREEIDRLETHLSKTMELLSSKEAVGSHLDFLAQEILRELNTVLSKSEDAGLIDLALRGKVLISQFREQVQNLE; encoded by the coding sequence TTGCCAAAAAGCATGACGGGCTATGCTAAGGTCGAAAGGATCTCGAAAGAATATAGGGTAAGCTGCGAGGTAAAAGCTCTCAATTCTCGTTATCTGAACATTGAACTGAACTGTCCGTCTTTTCTTTCTTCGCGCGAGATAGAGTTGACCAAGTTGATCCAGCGATACGTCAAGAGAGGTAAGGTTTTTTTGAAACTGTTCGTCGAATTCTTGGTCCCACCAGCGGACGCACTCCGTATCGATTTTGGGTTGGCAAAGGCGTACTACGATGGGCTCGAAGAGCTCGTCACCAAACTTGGAATTCCAGAGCCGGTAAATCTCGATCAGTTGCTCAGATTCAGAGAACTGGTGAAGTTTGAACTTTCCGAGGAACAAGAAGAACGCATCTGGAAGATCTGTGAAGAAGTGGTTGAGGAAGCTCTTCAGAAGCTCGATTTGGAACGTGAGAGAGAAGGCCAGCAACTCTCCAAGCAGCTACAAGCGATCGTGGAAGGGCTGAATGCTCTCACCGACAAGCTGAGGGAAACGGCAAACGGTGTGCTACCACCTCTGAAGGAGAAGCTTCGCAATCAGATCCAGCAACTTTTGGACAACGCCCAGATCGATGCAAACCTTTTCGAAAACTTGGTTGCGATGAGTCTGCAGAAGCTGGACATTCGTGAGGAGATCGACAGGCTGGAGACTCACCTGAGTAAAACGATGGAGTTGCTGTCGAGCAAGGAAGCCGTTGGAAGTCATCTGGATTTTCTCGCTCAGGAGATTCTTCGAGAACTCAACACAGTGCTTTCCAAGTCAGAAGATGCAGGTCTGATAGATCTGGCGCTGAGGGGAAAGGTACTGATATCACAGTTCAGAGAACAGGTTCAAAACTTGGAATGA